The segment CCGCCGCGAGGAGATGGGCCTCGCCCCGCCGCCGCTCAGCCGCCACCTGGTCTTCGCCGGCAACCCGGGCACCGGCAAGACCACCGTCGCCCGCCTCTACGGCCGCATCCTGGCCGCCGTCGGCCTGCTGGAGCGCGGCCACCTGGTGGAGGCCGACCGCTCCGCGCTGGTCGGCGAGTACGTCGGCCACACCGGCCCCAAGACCAGCCGGGTCTTCCAGCAGGCCCGTGGCGGCGTGCTCTTCATCGACGAGGCGTACTCGCTCACCCAGTACGCCGGGACCAACGACTTCGGCCAGGAGGCGATCGCCACCCTGGTGAAGCTGATGGAGGACCACCGCGACGACGTGGTGGTGATCGTCGCCGGATACCCGAAGGAGATGGAGGTCTTCGTCCGCTCCAACCCCGGACTGGCGTCGCGCTTCAACCGAACCCTGGTCTTCGAGGACTACAGCACCGCCGAACTCGTCAGCATCCTTGAACACCAAGCCGCACAGCACCAGTACGAGCTGACCCCGCCCGCCCGCGAGGCGCTGTCCGCGCACTTCGACACGACACCCAAGGCGCGCGGCTTCGGCAACGGCCGCGCCGCACGACAGCTCTTCCAGGCCATGACCGAGCGTCAGGCCTACCGCGTCGCCGAGCTGTCCGACTCCACGGAGTCGGACCTGATCACCCTCAAGCCCGAAGACCTTCCGTAACTCCCCTTGTACCTGTCCCCGAACTCTCCTAAGGACCCGAGTCGATGCAGCCAGACCGCCACCAGGAAGGCGAGTTCGCCGCCCTGTTCGCCCGCCGGGCGCGCACCCCGCTCCGTGGTTTCCTGCCGGGCCGCCGGGTCTGGACCGCGGTCGGCGGCACCGCCGTCGCCGTGGCGGTGATCGCCGGGACCGGCGCGTTCGTCACGGCGATCGACTGGGGCGGCGGCGCCGACGACGTGACCACGTTGGCCGCCGGGCAGGACACCAAGGCGGCGCCCGGTCCCGCCGCCACCGGGCAGAAGAAGCGGGGCGGCACGCCGTCCCCCGGCGCGTCGCCGGGCTCGAAGGACGCTTCCCCGGACGTCGTGTACGCCCCCGGCGCGGGCACCGGCCCGGCGGCGAACTCCGGCCAGGGCTCCATGTCGCAGACCACCTCATCCGGTGGCGGCACCGGAACCAGCACCGGGAACAACACCGGCACCACCTCCTCGGCCTCGTCCTCGACCCCGGCCACCACGAAGGCGGCCACCGCCTACCTCTGGGCCGACGGCAACGTCGACACGGACTCCAACGACTACTGGGACCAGAGCTCCATCACCGTCAGGACCACGACGGCCCTTTCCGCGCTCAAGGTGGTCGTGCGCATCGCCCAGACGGGCAGTGTCGCCAGCACCGGCAGCTGGTCCTCGCTGGGGGACAAGGTCAGCGTCTCCGCCGCCGCCGACAGCAGCCAGCTGGCGTATGTCGTGACCCTGAAGTCCGGTGTCACGATCGGCGCCGGCACCTACGTCTTCCAGTTCCAGTACAACCACAGCCAGGGCCAACGCGACGCCGGCGGCGACCGCTACAACGTCACTGCCACCTCGACCGGCTCCAGCACCGAGTTCGTCAAGGGTGGCTTCGCCTGACGGCGGTCAGAGGTTGCCGGCCGGCGGCAGCGCGATGGTGAACTCGTCCTCGACCGGCGGGTCGAGTTCCTGTCCGCGCATGCCGGTGGCGGCGAAGCACCGCACCCGCACCCCGGCCGGGCTGACGTCCAGGCGCAGGAAGCTCTTGAAGAACGGCGGGCTGTAGGTCGCCCCGCCCGGTGAGATCACCTGGGTGAGCACCTTGCGGACCGGCAGCCGCATCCGGGCCCTGCTGTGCGGGCGCGGCGGAGCGCCCAGCGCGGACGCGACAAACCTCGTGCGCAGCGTCACGGCGGCGCCGGTGGCCCGGGTGGGCTTCATGTCCAGGCGCTGGGCGAGGACCGCGCCCGCCTCGTCGGGCGTCAGGCCGAACAGCCGGCGCAGGCGCAGCCGGCGCCCGTAGAGCCCGCTGTAGAACGCGAGGGAGTCGGAGCGCAGCGGGTAGCAGCGGAACTGCTCCTCGGTGACGCCGCCGACGGTGACCCGGGGGATGGTGTGGGTGGCGTGCATGAAGGCCCCGCCGCCGCCGGAGACGACGTACTCGATCCGGCGGCCGTCCACATCGACCGGATAGTGCTGGTAGTTGTGGATGTCGCCGCCTATCGCGGCGACGAAGTTGTGCTTCGGGTCGCGGACGATGTCATCGACCGTGCCGCCGCCCTCGATGGCGCACGGGTGGTGCTCGTTGTCGACGTATATCGGGGAACCGGTGACCAGGATCTTGGGCCGGGGCCCGAGACAGACCCGCCGCAGCCATTCGCCCTGCGCCTTGTCGATGCCGCCGAGCAGTCCGGTGTCTATGCCTATGATCCGCAACGGGCCCGAGTCGAGCGCCCAGTACGGCCCCGGCTGGGAGGCGGCCTGGGCGGGGGCGGACCGCAGCTTGCGGGCCTCGTCCAGGAGCGCGTCGTCGGGCACGTCGGACTTCTTCCACAGCAGGTTCCGCCACCAGGCCGCCGTCACCACCGGCCGCGGGCGGGCGGCGGGCGGCAGGGCCGGCGCACGGCAGAAGACCCGCATGAAGCCGGTGAGGCCGTCGTACCAGTCGTGGTTTCCGGGGATGGCGTAGATCGGGGCGTCGTAGTCCCGGTAGGGCTGGAAGAACTTCGTGCCGTATTCGTTGGCGCTGCCC is part of the Streptomyces sp. NBC_01262 genome and harbors:
- a CDS encoding metallophosphoesterase family protein; the encoded protein is MSASSRDSLAGAGWQSQEPGTYRELMPPRVAKLSWLNPSTLWKARNGPLAALLGDPTGTDRQRWVRRQLDAGAADADLVIERDDPDEYSFVLIADTGEGDDSQYAVVPGLLKAGAGTRFAVLSSDVLYPVGSANEYGTKFFQPYRDYDAPIYAIPGNHDWYDGLTGFMRVFCRAPALPPAARPRPVVTAAWWRNLLWKKSDVPDDALLDEARKLRSAPAQAASQPGPYWALDSGPLRIIGIDTGLLGGIDKAQGEWLRRVCLGPRPKILVTGSPIYVDNEHHPCAIEGGGTVDDIVRDPKHNFVAAIGGDIHNYQHYPVDVDGRRIEYVVSGGGGAFMHATHTIPRVTVGGVTEEQFRCYPLRSDSLAFYSGLYGRRLRLRRLFGLTPDEAGAVLAQRLDMKPTRATGAAVTLRTRFVASALGAPPRPHSRARMRLPVRKVLTQVISPGGATYSPPFFKSFLRLDVSPAGVRVRCFAATGMRGQELDPPVEDEFTIALPPAGNL